The following are from one region of the Biomphalaria glabrata chromosome 4, xgBioGlab47.1, whole genome shotgun sequence genome:
- the LOC129925824 gene encoding uncharacterized protein LOC129925824: MGDNNIIIESDIATLFPANEDQIHGQCENDLKPLGDDNAKSPYNGKDLTRGDETQDSDERSIGYGSDEEYNLIFNHNDLFAHRNIYNSYVNEHSRHEFRARKCKGIKPSADCVPHPTHLNAIPWSRLNEEKWRLATFSKYPQKAAKYVILLAASGFVYTGDESVSDDSVTCFFCCSTKNNWQLFDDVDEVHKELSPTCPMVTKTKCTNVPLETCYSSTSFNQLKDSQLDRNNNSYSVSANINTSNILEDPVRQTEPDGTTLASRETQRTQGHGNVQQRSEVPTSSPLALSHNNAEQQNSSSLASSSIQQTLIASNREASASVAITTPHASVTTEISTASISGSSNIEVNTSPSSVSTNANAVHTNVTSGQSSTSTSSATLTQTVSAALGQTSEAAVTQAVSAAGQNSANRTAGGPTYSELGIVTERPKRFEYAVLLKRMETFLSWPRDHHLRPKELAEAGFYYAGKFEVYLKLI; this comes from the coding sequence ATGGGGGataataacattattattgaATCTGATATAGCAACATTATTTCCGGCAAACGAGGATCAGATTCATGGACAATGTGAAAATGATTTAAAACCATTAGGTGATGATAATGCTAAATCCCCATATAATGGAAAGGATCTTACACGGGGAGATGAGACTCAAGATTCGGATGAAAGATCAATAGGTTATGGATCAGATGAAGAGTATAATCTTATTTTTAATCATAATGATCTATTCGCTCATCGTAACATCTACAATTCATATGTCAATGAACACTCTAGACACGAATTTCGTGCTAGGAAATGCAAAGGGATAAAACCCTCTGCCGACTGTGTACCACATCCCACACACTTGAATGCAATCCCGTGGTCAAGATTGAATGAAGAAAAATGGAGACTTGCTACTTTCTCCAAATACCCACAAAAAGCTGCCAAATATGTTATTTTATTAGCAGCATCTGGTTTTGTTTACACTGGAGACGAAAGTGTTTCAGATGACAGCGTCAcgtgtttcttttgttgttctACTAAAAACAATTGGCAACTATTTGATGACGTGGATGAGGTGCATAAGGAACTATCACCGACATGTCCAATGGTGACCAAAACAAAGTGTACTAATGTTCCTCTTGAAACATGCTATAGTAGCACCAGTTTTAATCAGCTCAAAGACTCACAACTTGATAGAAATAACAATTCATATAGCGTAAGTGCAAATATCAATACTTCAAATATTTTGGAAGATCCAGTAAGACAGACTGAGCCAGATGGTACTACTTTAGCTTCAAGGGAAACACAAAGAACTCAAGGGCATGGCAACGTACAACAGCGATCTGAAGTTCCTACTTCAAGTCCTCTGGCTTTAAGCCATAATAATGCTGAACAGCAAAATAGTTCCAGCTTAGCATCTAGCTCCATACAGCAAACATTAATTGCATCTAATAGAGAGGCATCTGCAAGTGTGGCTATAACAACACCACACGCCTCCGTCACGACAGAAATATCTACAGCATCCATTTCAGGTTCTAGCAATATTGAAGTAAACACAAGTCCTTCATCTGTGTCGACAAATGCCAACGCAGTACATACAAATGTCACGTCAGGTCAAAGTTCAACTTCCACATCATCAGCTACTCTTACACAAACAGTGTCAGCAGCTTTAGGACAAACATCAGAAGCAGCTGTAACACAAGCAGTGTCAGCAGCTGGTCAGAACTCTGCTAACAGAACTGCAGGCGGACCAACGTATTCTGAGCTTGGCATTGTAACAGAACGCCCCAAGAGATTTGAATATGCAGTGCTTCTTAAACGAATGGAGACATTTTTATCCTGGCCAAGAGATCatcatttgagacccaaagagcTAGCAGAAGCTGGATTCTATTACGCAGGTAAGTTTGAGGTATATCTTAAATTAATATGA
- the LOC106069078 gene encoding baculoviral IAP repeat-containing protein 2-like produces MGLTFKFTFQGYGDCARCFYCGGGLRNWEDEDDVWVEHARWFPKCAYIRQQMGQVFVDTIQELNKTYDHIPFTMVKEKMGDAVSAFQLDTKDTPLKRDPAVKTVVDMGFPYVEVIAAAEAIKNDGNILSADKIFDRLVSDNINRRPNAPKIMELKLDGVNTETLARDTERLRSLKEQNNQLRQQTVCKICMDKEVAVVFLPCGHLVSCTDCAAAMKDCPVCRNHVRGIVRAFMG; encoded by the exons ATGGGTCTAACTTTTAAATTCACCTTCCAAGGCTACGGAGACTGTGCTCGATGCTTCTACTGTGGTGGAGGTTTACGGAACTGGGAAGATGAAGACGATGTCTGGGTAGAACATGCCAGGTGGTTTCCTAAATGTGCTTACATCCGTCAGCAAATGGGACAAGTATTTGTCGATACTATCCAAGAGCTTAATAAAACGTATGAtcat ATTCCCTTCACGATGGTAAAGGAAAAAATGGGAGATGCTGTTTCAGCCTTTCAGCTTG ACACAAAAGACACGCCTTTGAAAAGAGACCCTGCTGTTAAGACAGTAGTAGACATGGGCTTCCCCTATGTAGAAGTTATTGCTGCAGCTGAAGCAATTAAAAACGatg GGAATATTTTGTCAGCGGATAAAATTTTTGACAGACTTGTTTCGGATAACATTAACAGAAGGCCGAATGCTCCTAAAATAATGGAATTAAAGCTAGATGGAGTTAACACTGAAACACTCGCCAGAGACACAG AAAGACTCAGGAGCTTGAAAGAACAGAATAACCAGCTTCGCCAACAGACTGTCTGTAAAATTTGTATGGACAAAGAAGTGGCAGTAGTTTTTCTGCCCTGTGGTCATCTAGTGTCCTGCACTGACTGCGCCGCTGCCATGAAGGATTGCCCAGTGTGCAGGAACCACGTCAGAGGAATAGTCCGTGCCTTCATGGGCTAG